From a region of the Paraburkholderia hospita genome:
- a CDS encoding YbhB/YbcL family Raf kinase inhibitor-like protein yields the protein MKTISNTRLAAIALCMALSSGFAHAVAADAFEVISPGTPDGGTIDSSHAASANNCGGGNQSPAVQWRNTPSGTRSFAVTLFDPDGAKGIGVIHWVLYAIPASMNAMPHGASAPAGSVSGINRTGQPGYYGPCPPIGDVPHHYVLQVYALDLAPDALPPNLNHDAFLAAVTNHVLAASSTVLRYGR from the coding sequence ATGAAAACTATCTCTAACACCCGGCTCGCAGCCATTGCGCTATGTATGGCGCTCTCGTCAGGCTTCGCGCACGCCGTGGCGGCCGACGCCTTCGAAGTGATCTCGCCGGGCACGCCCGACGGCGGCACCATCGATTCGAGCCATGCAGCCAGCGCGAACAATTGCGGCGGCGGCAACCAGTCGCCCGCCGTGCAATGGCGCAACACGCCATCCGGCACACGTAGCTTCGCGGTGACGCTCTTCGATCCCGACGGCGCCAAGGGCATTGGCGTGATTCATTGGGTGCTGTACGCGATACCCGCGTCGATGAACGCGATGCCGCATGGCGCGTCGGCCCCCGCAGGCAGCGTGAGCGGCATCAATCGCACCGGGCAGCCCGGTTATTACGGACCTTGCCCGCCCATCGGCGACGTGCCGCATCACTACGTGTTGCAGGTCTACGCGCTCGATCTCGCGCCCGATGCGCTCCCGCCTAATCTCAATCACGACGCGTTTCTCGCGGCCGTTACGAATCACGTGCTGGCCGCGAGCAGCACCGTGCTGCGCTACGGACGCTAG